DNA sequence from the Oryza brachyantha chromosome 5, ObraRS2, whole genome shotgun sequence genome:
GCACACAGGCGACGGTGGTACCGTAGAAGACgatgaggacgacgacgaagaaggGCGGCTGAGGGGTGAAGGTGGTGCAGACGGCGAGCAGGATGTTGCAGGACAACAGGTCTTAAAGACAGTGATCTTCTAGTAGTAAGGTGCTCTCTCCGGTGAAATATATTCTAATCTGAATTCTTAGCATCATTGAGTCCAGTATATTCTAATCTAGCAGTTGATTCATGCTTTCAGTCTCACCTTCCCTCAAGTGATGAGATCCTTCTCTTCTGTATCAGTAATCATGCTATAACCAATCGTGCAAATTACTATCAACATAACACAAATAAGTAAAGCACAAAATTATCGGTAGAAGGGGACAAACAGAGGCACTTCATACCTATCCTTGACACTGGAGCAGGGCTCCATGATCTCAAGGTTAGCAGCAATTTGAGCCTCACATTCATCCATACGTCAGCGCATAGGCGACGGTGGTACCGTAgaagacgaggacgacgacagcgAAGGGCAGCGAGGGGCGAAGCTGGTGCTGACGGTGAGCGGATGTTGCAGGAGAAAAGGTCTTAAAGAAAGTGATCTTCTAGCAATAAAGCGCTCCATCTGGtcaaatattttctaatctgAATTGTTAGCATCATTGACTCCAGCATATTCTAACCTGACAATATTGCAAAACTGGAGAACACCCATATTTGCACAACAGGTGCATATCAGCCATCATAACATCAGACCATCACACTGAAACCATTTAACAAAAAACAGGACAAGATTTCACGCTCAAGCATGCCAGATCTGGTACTAATCTTCAGCGAGCTCGGCTTTTGGATCAgaatagaacattaaataaCATCAGATACTATGCATTTAGATGGTTGAGTAAAAACTGGATGTGGTGTGTTGTATTTAAGATGGTATAAATGGTAAAAGATCCTTATCCAACATACACAGGACTGAGCATAAAAGGATGGTCCGCATATAAGAATTAACAGCTCATAATATACttattgaaaatattaaaatgaaATACCTGAGCTGTCTCATGTGCAAGATAGTGTCCTATAGCTATCCCAAAACCAGGATTTAAGAAGTAGCGGCAGCTGTATGTTGTCACTGGGAGGTAACTGTGCTGGATCTTGTGCTCTCCTTGAGCACCTGCGTCGACCTCACTCAGGTTCAATTCCATAGTTGCTTGAATTGCCTGAGAAGCATGTATATTCTATAAGTAAGCCATTTGATTGTCACATTTTCATACTATCAcccatataaaataaaaattagtacACCTACATATACAAGATACTACGTATTTGGAGTTTAAATTGGTaggaaaattcaaaatcatatGTAAATCAAGaaacatcaaataaatatggatttacttattttcatttaaaatggtttaaaaacaaattcagGTGGTACTGCAAAAAATTATTAGTTTCCGTACAAGGTTAAACATTCTGGAAGCTCCGACAGATGCACAAATTACCTGATAATAGCAAGCTTCAAAATGCAAGTTGGGGAAATAAGCATCTGGCATACATCCCCATAAGCGACCAAACAGCGTGTCACCTCCAATACGGTTAAGTGCCCCAGCAACAAGTTTATCATCATGTTCAGCAACAATAAGCATCACCTTGTCACCCATCTTTTCTCCCAAGCGGTGAAAGAATTCCCTTGCCAAATATGGCGTAGACCAGCCGAAAGCACACACAAAAGGTAATCCCATGTCAAGTGACCATTGAAATCACTGCActataaatatgcataaaaacgaaaaaataaaggaaaacaaaagtttGCAGCAACCAACCAAAAAGTATCTATATCTTGAATCACCGAAAAAGAGACTAATTGACCACAACAGGTTCTACCTGAACTAATATAATTATCCCGATCTACCcataaacatagataaacacACAAAATACAATGGAAAGCAACCTGAATCTGGAGGTATATTACCGCACCTAAACATACCTCGTTCTCCACAATGCATACAGCGACAGTGTCAACCTGCAAGatccataataaaaaatacagtgGATTGGAAGAGCAATATCACAGGAGAGGAAGAAAGCCAAACAACCAGATCCAAAGTAGCAGATTCTAACCAAAGAAAGAGCACATGAAAGAACACAATAGCAACACGAGCTCCTCCCGGCGAGGCCGCGCTGCTACCCCGAGCTCCCCCCGCCtcggccgctccgccgccgtcgtgacCTCCCCCCACCTCGGCCGCATTGCCGCCGTCCCGAGCTCCTCCCGGCGAGGCCGCGTTTCGTCCgctcgcggccgccgcctccgccgcacgATCCGcggcgagagag
Encoded proteins:
- the LOC107304214 gene encoding uncharacterized protein LOC107304214 isoform X2, whose product is MGLPFVCAFGWSTPYLAREFFHRLGEKMGDKVMLIVAEHDDKLVAGALNRIGGDTLFGRLWGCMPDAYFPNLHFEACYYQAIQATMELNLSEVDAGAQGEHKIQHSYLPVTTYSCRYFLNPGFGIAIGHYLAHETAQMERFIARRSLSLRPFLLQHPLTVSTSFAPRCPSLSSSSSSTVPPSPMR
- the LOC107304214 gene encoding uncharacterized protein LOC107304214 isoform X1, which codes for MGLPFVCAFGWSTPYLAREFFHRLGEKMGDKVMLIVAEHDDKLVAGALNRIGGDTLFGRLWGCMPDAYFPNLHFEACYYQAIQATMELNLSEVDAGAQGEHKIQHSYLPVTTYSCRYFLNPGFGIAIGHYLAHETAQKIFDQMERFIARRSLSLRPFLLQHPLTVSTSFAPRCPSLSSSSSSTVPPSPMR
- the LOC107304214 gene encoding uncharacterized protein LOC107304214 isoform X3, coding for MGLPFVCAFGWSTPYLAREFFHRLGEKMGDKVMLIVAEHDDKLVAGALNRIGGDTLFGRLWGCMPDAYFPNLHFEACYYQAIQATMELNLSEVDAGAQGEHKIQHSYLPVTTYSCRYFLNPGFGIAIGHYLAHETAQCDGLML